The Sebaldella sp. S0638 genome segment GTAGTCTGTTAATTTCTTATTAGCGTTTGGTCTCAAGCCTCTTTTTGATTTTTTATTTACACCTAAAATGCTTGGATCAATACCAAGAGTTCTACATTTCTTAAGAACAGGCTGTCTATCTCTTGCCATCTATCTATTTCCTCCTTATTTTCTTATTTTATGGTCTTCTCTTTTTTGGTGGTCTTGCACCATTATGAGGTACTGGTGTTATATCAACTATTTTAGTTACTTCTAAACCAGCTGCTTGAATAGATCTTATAGAAGCTTCTCTTCCTGATCCAGGTCCTTTTATTTTTACCTCAACTTGTTTCATACCGTTTTCCATAGCAGTCACAGCTGCCTGTTCAGCTGCTATTTGTGCAGCAAACGGTGTCCCTTTTTTAGTTCCTTTGAATCCAGACGTTCCGCCTGATTTCCATATAACTACTTTTCCTTCTGTGTCAGTTATAGTTACTACAGTGTTATTAAATGTAGAATGTATATATGCTATTCCGTTAGGAATATTTTTTAATTTTTTCTTTTTAGAAGTTACCGATGTCTTCTTAGCCACTTAAAAATTCCTCCTTATATTATTTTTTCTTAGCTACGGCAGCTTTTACCGGACCTTTTCTAGTTCTTGCATTTGTTTTTGTCTTTTGTCCTCTTACCGGAAGCCCGTTTCTGTGTCTTAGACCTCTGTAGCTCTTTATGTCCATAAGTCTTTTGATATTAAGTCTTATTTCTTTTCTAAGTTCACCTTCGATTTTGTACTCATCAACGACATTTCTGATTTGCCCGACTTGCTCTTCTGACAAGTCCTTAACTTTAATATCTTTGTCAATATTAGCTTTTTCTAAAATTTTGATAGCAGTACTTCTTCCTATTCCAAAAATGTATGTCAGTGAAATCTCAACTCTTTTATTTCTAGGAATATCTACTCCTGCGATTCTAGCCAAATCTTTTCCTCCTTAATAATTTTTTTCTTAATTTGTTAACCTTCATCAATATGCCTTATGTGATAAAACATAAGAATAAGCTCTACAGCCCAACATACCTTTACAATTTTCATATATATATAAAGACAGTTAAACTCATATTATCCTTGAACCTGTTTATGTTTCGGATTCTCACAGATTACTCTCACTTTTCCGTGACGCTTTATCAATTTGCATTTGTCGCATATTGGTTTCACTGATGCTTTTACTTTCATAGAAACTCTCCTTCCACATATTATTATTTCTTTCTGTAAATTATTCTGCCTCTGGATAAGTCATATGGAGAAATCTCCACCGTTACCTTATCCCCAGGAAGAATTTTTATGTAGTTCATTCTCATTTTTCCTGAGATATGTCCTAGAATTTCGTGTCCGTTCTCGAGCTTTATCTTGAACATCGCGTTTGGTAATGCTTCGAGAATTTCACCCTCTAATTCTATTACATCTTGTTTAGCCATAAAAAATCACCTCAGATCCTTGTTATTATATCAAATTTATTGAAATTTGTCTATTATTTTTTCTTATGATTTCAAACTTAAAATCAGCGGTTTTCCGTCAACAATGGCTATACTGTGCTCAAAGTGCGCAGATCTTTTATAATCTTTTGTTACTGCCGTCCATTGGTCATTAAGTATTCTCACACGGTAAGTTCCTACATTTACCATAGGTTCAATAGCAATTACCATTCCTTCTTCTATCTTCGGTCCCAGTCCTCTTACACCATAGTTAGGCACCATAGGATCTTCATGCATCTCTTTTCCCACACCATGCCCGGCGAAGTCTCTTACTACCGAAAAACCGTTTTTTTCCACATATTCCTGTATTGCTGCTGATATATCGCCTATTCTGTTACCTGCCACAGCCTGCTCTATCCCTATTGTTCTTGCGTGTTCAGTCACTTCCAGAAGCCTTTTTGATTCTTCGTCTATTTCTCCCACGGGAAAAGTCACCGCAGCATCACCTACATAGCCGTCAAGCACTGTTACAGTATCCAGACTTATAATATCGCCTTCTTTTAACAGCTCGTCTGCTCTTGGTATTCCATGCACTACTTTGTTATTAACAGAAGTACATAAACTCGCAGGATACGGTCTGCTGGTATGACCTCCGCCATACCCTTTTGTTCCCGGGATTGCTCCCTGACTTCTGATATAGTCTTCTGCTATTTTATCCAGTTCCAGTGTAGATATCCCTGGTTTTATATACTTCGGAATTATATCTTCATAAAATCTGGCTATTATTTCATTAGCCTTCTTTATTTTTCTTATTTCATCTAAAGTTTTTATAATTGTCATTATATTCTCCTTTATAATGAGTCTAGTACTCTCAAAATGTCCTCTGTTATTTTTCCTACTGCCTGTTTTCCATCTATTATTACTGTTTTCCCAAGGTTTTTGTAGTAGTCAAATAAAGGTGAAGTCAAATCTTTATATTCTTTCAGTCTTGTTTTTACCGCTGTTTCATTGTCATCTTCTCTTTGATAGATATCTTCTTCATTTTCATCTACAGGAGGATTATATTTTATATGATATATCTTACCTGTCTTTTTTGACATTCTTCTTCCTGTTATTCTTTCAAGTATTTCACTATCATCTACATCCAGAACCACTACTTTATCAATACTCTTTCCCTGTTTCTCCAATATTTTCTGTAGTTCTTCAGCCTGATGCAGTGTTCTTGGAAAACCATCCAGAATAAATCCTTTTGCACAATCTTCTTTTTCCAGTCTTTCTTCTACTATTCCTATTGTTACATCATCAGGTACCAGAACTCCGTCGTCCATATATGTTTTAGCTTTTTTTCCCAGCTCAGTTCCATTTGCTATAGCTGCTCTAAACATATCTCCTGTTGATATCTGCGGGATTCCGTATTTTTCTACGAGTAATTTTGCCTGTGTTCCTTTTCCTGCTCCCGGGGCTCCGAATAAAATAATATTCATACTCTACCTATCCTTCCTGTTTTTTGTCCCTTCACTTTATTTCTTAAAAGTAACTTACAAAATATCTTATACTTATAAATTTATTTAAAAAATAAAATAAAAAGCTGGGGCTTATATCTTATTTTGATATAAACCCTTTGTAACTTTTTACTGCTAAATGTGAATCTATTTGTTGTAATAAATCTACTGCTACTCCTACTAAGATCAGTAAGCTTGTTCCACTCATCAGTACCGGCATTTTCAGGAAATAACCAAAGAAAATATTTGGCAATACCCCTAAAACTGCAAGGAATACAGCACTTCCAAAAGTAATTCTTGTAGCTACCCCTTCAAGGTAATCCACAGTTTCACTTCCGGGTCTTTTTCCTGGTACCGTTGCTCCTCCTTGTTTCAAGTTATCTGCTACTTTTTCCGGATCAAAAACTATTGATGTGTAGAAAAATGCAAATACTACTACAAGGACTGCATAAAGTACAAGATATCCGACTCCTGTCTGAGAGAACAGATTTTTTAGCTTGGCATTCAGACTTGGGTCTTTTACCAGGCCAATTAATACAGACGGCACTGCCATCAATACCGAAGCAAAGATTATAGGCATTACCCCTGACATATTTATTTTTAACGGCAGAAAAGTTTTTTGTCCAACAGAACTTCTTCCTGTTCTGCCTTTTCCTACATATTGTATAGGGATTCTTCTTTCAGCAAGCTGTATAAGTACTATTACTGCTATAAGTATTATAAACAATACCAGTGTTATCAGCATTAGTACCAGACCCATTCCGCCGCTTGTTGACAGATTTTTTCCAATCTGGAACATTTCAGCTGGGAGTCTTGATACTATACTTAAGAAGATAAGCATAGAAGTCCCGTTTCCAATACCTTTTAATGATATTCTCTCTGCAACCCACATCAGAAATGCAGTACCGCCGGTCATCAATGTTACTGTTACCAGTGTAAACATCGGTCCCGGTTCATATACCAACTGCTGCTGCTGCAAAAGAATAGTCAGACCAAAAGATTGAGCTATAGCTACACCTATTGTAAGATATCTTGTCCATTGTGTAACTTTCTCTTTTTCCTTACCGCCCTCTTTTTGCATCTCCTCTAATTTTGGTACAACTACCCCAAGTAGTTGAAAAATTATTGACGAGTTAATATAAGGTATTATCCCTAAGGCGAACATAGAGGCATTTTGAAATCCCCCACCCGAAAAAGTATTAATAAATCCTGCAAGCGAGTTTCCCTGCATTGCGCTGGAAAGTCTGCTTACGTCTATTCCCGGCACCTGAATATGTACTCCTACTCTGGCAATCAGAAACATGATTAATGTAAATACTACTCTTTTTCTAAGCTCAGGAATTTCAACTATAGATTTTACTTTATGAACTACTTCTTCTACTAAAGTCAAGTTATCACCTCATTCTCAAGAAAAAGTAAGAATATCTTACTTTTCCTCTTTTTTATTATTCCCGGCAACAGTAGAATATGATTTTATTTCTAAAATTTCTACTTTTCCCCCAGCTTTTTCCACTAATTCCTTAGTTTTTCCAGAAATTCTGTGAACTTTGAAATTTAATTTTTTAGAAACTTCTGCTTCTCCGATGATTTTAAGAATACTTTTGAAATCTTTTTCTTTTACATAAGAATCAATATTTTCTCCAAGATATTCCTTTACTAATTTTCTCCCTTTCAGGTTTCTTAGCTTTTCATCGCTGTATTTCTTTATGAATCTGGCTCTTTTTACAACTCCGTTATCTACTAATGTAGCAATACTAACTTCGTCTCCATCTTCAAATCTGTCTACTATATCTTTAATATTTAATACAATAAAGTCTTTTTTAAATGGTGAATTGCTGAATCCTCTCTTTGGAATTCTTCTGATCAACGGCATTTGTCCACCCTCAAAAGCTGGTGATACATAACTTCCTGATCTTTGCTTCTGTCCATTATGACCTTTTCCGGCAGTTTTTCCCCAACCAGATCCGTGTCCTCTACCTATTCTTCTTCTTCCTTTTTTCGAACCTTCTGAAGGTCTTAATTCATTTATGTTCATCCTAAACCTCCTCTACTTGAAGTAAATAAGAAACTAATTTTATTTTTCCTTCTATATCCGCTGTTTTTTCATGTAATGCACTGTGGCCTATTTTTCTTAACCCAAGTGATTTAACAGTTTCGACATGGTTAGGTTTTCTTCCATTAATTCCTTTTACTAGCGTTACTCTAATTTTAGACATTAATTTTACCTCCTAGCCTTATCCTAAAATCTCTTCTACTGATTTTCCTCTTAATCTTGCCACATCTTCTACGCTTCTAAGCTGCTTTAATCCTTCGATTGTAGCTCTTGCCACGTTATCTTTATTTTTTGATCCTCTTATTTTAGTAAGTACATCATGCACTCCAACAAGCTCCAGAATTTCTCTTGTTGCAGACCCGGCGATAACTCCCGTTCCTTTTGATGCAGGTTTTAATAATACACTTGTTGAATTATATTTACCTATTTGATCATGTGGAAGTGTTCCACCTTTCAAAGATACAGTTACAAGATTTTTTTTCGCGTTAGCTACCGCTTTTTTGATAGCATCAGGTACACCATTAGCTTTTCCTAATCCTATACCTACTTTTCCTTTTTCGTTTCCTACAGCCGCTAATACAGAAAAAGATATTCTTCTTCCTCCTTTTACCGTCTTAGAAACTCTGCTTATTCTTAAAAGACTTTCTTTATATTCACTTTGTTTAGTCTCTCTAGGTTCTCTAGCCAAAACAAGTCCTCCTTTTTTCTAGAATTTTAATCCTGCTTCTCTTGCAGCATCTGCTAGGGCTTTCACTCTACCAGTATAAACATATCCCGATCTGTCGAATACCACTTCAGTGATTCCTTTATCCATCGCTCTTTTTGCTATTGCTTCACCGATTTTTTTAGCAGCTTCCATGTTACTTCCGTTAGCTACACCAGCTTTTAATTCTTTGTCAATACTTGACGCAGATGCAATAGTTTTTCCAGTCGAATCATCTATTACTTGAACAAAAATATTAGTTAAGCTTCTGAAAACAGATAATCTAGGTCTTTCAGCAGTTCCAACTATTTTGTTTCTGATTCTACCGTGCTTTTTTTGTCTAGCTTTATTTCTATTTAATTTTTTTACCACTATGAACTACCTCCTATCCTTTCTTACCTTCTTTTCTTCTTATTTGCTCATCAGCATATTTTACACCTTTTCCTTTGTATGGTTCAGGTGGTCTTTTTGCTCTGATATTAGCGGCTATCTGCCCTACTAATTCTTTATTTATACCTTCTACTGATATTTTTGTGTTTCCGTCTACTTTAAAAGTGATTCCTTCTACAGGTTCTATTTCTACCGGATGAGAAAATCCTAATGATAATGTCAGCCCTTTTCCTGCTGCCTGTACTCTGTATCCTACTCCCACAAGTTCTAATTTCTTTTCGAATCCTTGGCTTACACCAACAATCATATTATTCAAAACTGCTCTTGTTGTCCCGTGTAGTGCTCTGATATTTGGCAGATCATTTGGTCTTGTTATATTTATATCACCGTTATCTACTTTTACAGTTATTTCCGGGTTGAATTCTCTCTCTAACTGTCCTTTAGGTCCTTTTACAGTTATCTTATTCCCATCTTGCTTTAATTCAACTCCGCTAGGTATAGTTATAACTTTTCTACCTACTCTCGACATTTGTTTTTCCTCCTAATATATAAAATGCGTAAATTACCACACGTAGCAAAGAACTTCTCCGCCTACGCTATGCTTTCTGCATTCCTTGTCTGTAATAACACCTTTTGGCGTTGAGACAATTGCAATTCCCAATCCACCTAATACTTTAGGTAAATCTTCCACACCTGAATAAACTCTTCTTCCAGGTTTTGATATTCTTTTTAGTCCTTTTATTACATTTTCACCGTCAACATATTTAAGCGCAACGACTACATCTTTTTTAGAACCATCTTCTTTTATTTCAAAATCTTTTATATATCCTTCATTTTTTAATATGTTAGCTATTCCAAGTTTCATGTTCGAATAAGGAATTTTAACACTTTCATGCTTAGCACTATTAGCATTTCTAATTCTTGTAAGCATATCTGCAATAGGATCTGTTAAGTTCATTAAATGTGCCTCCTTTCAATTTTTACCAGCTTGATTTTTTTATCCCAGGAATTAATCCTTCTC includes the following:
- the rplO gene encoding 50S ribosomal protein L15, yielding MNINELRPSEGSKKGRRRIGRGHGSGWGKTAGKGHNGQKQRSGSYVSPAFEGGQMPLIRRIPKRGFSNSPFKKDFIVLNIKDIVDRFEDGDEVSIATLVDNGVVKRARFIKKYSDEKLRNLKGRKLVKEYLGENIDSYVKEKDFKSILKIIGEAEVSKKLNFKVHRISGKTKELVEKAGGKVEILEIKSYSTVAGNNKKEEK
- the rpmJ gene encoding 50S ribosomal protein L36, whose translation is MKVKASVKPICDKCKLIKRHGKVRVICENPKHKQVQG
- the map gene encoding type I methionyl aminopeptidase: MTIIKTLDEIRKIKKANEIIARFYEDIIPKYIKPGISTLELDKIAEDYIRSQGAIPGTKGYGGGHTSRPYPASLCTSVNNKVVHGIPRADELLKEGDIISLDTVTVLDGYVGDAAVTFPVGEIDEESKRLLEVTEHARTIGIEQAVAGNRIGDISAAIQEYVEKNGFSVVRDFAGHGVGKEMHEDPMVPNYGVRGLGPKIEEGMVIAIEPMVNVGTYRVRILNDQWTAVTKDYKRSAHFEHSIAIVDGKPLILSLKS
- the rplF gene encoding 50S ribosomal protein L6, coding for MSRVGRKVITIPSGVELKQDGNKITVKGPKGQLEREFNPEITVKVDNGDINITRPNDLPNIRALHGTTRAVLNNMIVGVSQGFEKKLELVGVGYRVQAAGKGLTLSLGFSHPVEIEPVEGITFKVDGNTKISVEGINKELVGQIAANIRAKRPPEPYKGKGVKYADEQIRRKEGKKG
- the rpsK gene encoding 30S ribosomal protein S11 is translated as MAKKTSVTSKKKKLKNIPNGIAYIHSTFNNTVVTITDTEGKVVIWKSGGTSGFKGTKKGTPFAAQIAAEQAAVTAMENGMKQVEVKIKGPGSGREASIRSIQAAGLEVTKIVDITPVPHNGARPPKKRRP
- a CDS encoding adenylate kinase translates to MNIILFGAPGAGKGTQAKLLVEKYGIPQISTGDMFRAAIANGTELGKKAKTYMDDGVLVPDDVTIGIVEERLEKEDCAKGFILDGFPRTLHQAEELQKILEKQGKSIDKVVVLDVDDSEILERITGRRMSKKTGKIYHIKYNPPVDENEEDIYQREDDNETAVKTRLKEYKDLTSPLFDYYKNLGKTVIIDGKQAVGKITEDILRVLDSL
- the rpsE gene encoding 30S ribosomal protein S5 gives rise to the protein MAREPRETKQSEYKESLLRISRVSKTVKGGRRISFSVLAAVGNEKGKVGIGLGKANGVPDAIKKAVANAKKNLVTVSLKGGTLPHDQIGKYNSTSVLLKPASKGTGVIAGSATREILELVGVHDVLTKIRGSKNKDNVARATIEGLKQLRSVEDVARLRGKSVEEILG
- the infA gene encoding translation initiation factor IF-1 translates to MAKQDVIELEGEILEALPNAMFKIKLENGHEILGHISGKMRMNYIKILPGDKVTVEISPYDLSRGRIIYRKK
- the rplR gene encoding 50S ribosomal protein L18 — translated: MVKKLNRNKARQKKHGRIRNKIVGTAERPRLSVFRSLTNIFVQVIDDSTGKTIASASSIDKELKAGVANGSNMEAAKKIGEAIAKRAMDKGITEVVFDRSGYVYTGRVKALADAAREAGLKF
- the rpsM gene encoding 30S ribosomal protein S13 codes for the protein MARIAGVDIPRNKRVEISLTYIFGIGRSTAIKILEKANIDKDIKVKDLSEEQVGQIRNVVDEYKIEGELRKEIRLNIKRLMDIKSYRGLRHRNGLPVRGQKTKTNARTRKGPVKAAVAKKK
- the secY gene encoding preprotein translocase subunit SecY, with the protein product MTLVEEVVHKVKSIVEIPELRKRVVFTLIMFLIARVGVHIQVPGIDVSRLSSAMQGNSLAGFINTFSGGGFQNASMFALGIIPYINSSIIFQLLGVVVPKLEEMQKEGGKEKEKVTQWTRYLTIGVAIAQSFGLTILLQQQQLVYEPGPMFTLVTVTLMTGGTAFLMWVAERISLKGIGNGTSMLIFLSIVSRLPAEMFQIGKNLSTSGGMGLVLMLITLVLFIILIAVIVLIQLAERRIPIQYVGKGRTGRSSVGQKTFLPLKINMSGVMPIIFASVLMAVPSVLIGLVKDPSLNAKLKNLFSQTGVGYLVLYAVLVVVFAFFYTSIVFDPEKVADNLKQGGATVPGKRPGSETVDYLEGVATRITFGSAVFLAVLGVLPNIFFGYFLKMPVLMSGTSLLILVGVAVDLLQQIDSHLAVKSYKGFISK
- the rpsH gene encoding 30S ribosomal protein S8, coding for MNLTDPIADMLTRIRNANSAKHESVKIPYSNMKLGIANILKNEGYIKDFEIKEDGSKKDVVVALKYVDGENVIKGLKRISKPGRRVYSGVEDLPKVLGGLGIAIVSTPKGVITDKECRKHSVGGEVLCYVW
- the rpmD gene encoding 50S ribosomal protein L30, producing the protein MSKIRVTLVKGINGRKPNHVETVKSLGLRKIGHSALHEKTADIEGKIKLVSYLLQVEEV